The DNA sequence GCGGATGCCCTTCATCCACAGCCAGAACGAGAAGATGCTGGCCGACAGCCCGTACCAGACGACGAGCCCCCACGTGCCGGCCGGCACGCTCGCATAATCGAAATGCCACAGCGCGCCGGCGCCGAGCGGCAGCATCAGGAACAGGCCGAACAGATGCGTGTAGGCGCAGATGTCGATCGGCGCGAGCGTCTGCGTGAGCCGCCGCGACAGGATCACGTAGATCGATTCGCAGCACACCGCGCCGAGCATCAGCAGGTTGCCGGTGAGCGAGCCGGCAGAGGCGCTGCCCGCGTTGCCGGTGTTGCCGTTCGCGAGATTGATCGTGACGACGCCGGCGATGGCGAGCGCGATCGATACGAGCGCACGGCCGTTCGGTTTTTCGCGCAGGATCAGCCAGGCGAACAGCGCGACGATCGCGGGAATCGTGCTGGTGATCACGCCGGCGGCGACCGCGCTCGTACGCTGCACGCCGTTGAGCATCAGCAGCGTGAACATGAAGGTGCCGAAGAACGCCTGCAGGAACAGGTTCAGCCATTCGGCGCGGCGCACCGCGCGCATCTTCACGGGGCTGAACAGCGGCCACAGCACGGCGATCGCGATCACGAAGCGCAGCGTGGCGAGAATGGCGACCGGAACGAACACGACGATGGATTTGCCGATACCGACGTTGCTGCCGACGAGCAGCATCGACAGGATCAGGAAGAAGGCGTAGCGATTCAAGCTGGAGTCCGGGGGGCGAGTTCAGTTAGGATTGTAGAGTCGCGTTTGTAACAGCGTAAAGCGGCCGACCGCTACGCGGTCCACGTGTGTGCTGCGCACGGCCGCGTAAGTGATGGGTAAGTTCGAACGCTTATCGTGGAAACCGCCGGGCTGCACGCGCGTCGCCGTTTGACGTGGTGCGGCGCAGCATCGTGCGCAGCCTCCTCCGGGCCGCGCGCGGGTGAGTGGGAGACAGCGGCGCGCAAGCGCCGGCCAAGACGCGGCGCGCACGATCGCGCCGCCATGCAGAGGATTCATGTTCACCAAGGGGTAGTCGATGTCTGCGATTGAATCGGTTCTTCACGAAACCCGTCAGTTTGCGCCGCCCGCGGCGCTCGAGAAGACGGCGACCATTTCCGGCATGCCGGCCTACCGTGCGCTCGTCGCCGAGGCCGAGCAGGACTACGAGGGCTTCTGGGCGCGCCTCGCGCGCGAGAACCTGAGCTGGCACAAGCCGTTCACCAAGGTGCTCGACGAGCGCAACGCGCCGTTCTGCACGTGGTTCGACGACGGCGAGCTCAACGCGTCGTACAACTGCCTCGACCGTCACGTCGAAGCCGGCAACGGCCAGCGCGTCGCCGTGATCTTCGAGGCCGACGACGGCACCGTCACGCGCGTCACCTACGCCGAGCTGCTCGCGCGCGTGTCGCGCTTCGCCAATGCGCTGAAAAAACGCGGCATCGGCAAGGGCGATCGCGTCGTCATCTACATCCCGATGTCGATCGAAGGCATCGTCGCGATGCAGGCCTGCGCGCGCATCGGCGCCACGCACTCGGTCGTGTTCGGCGGCTTCTCCGCCAAATCGCTGAACGAACGGCTCGTCGACGTCGGCGCGGTCGCGCTGATCACCGCCGACGAGCAGGCGCGCGGCGGCAAGACGCTCCCGCTCAAGAGCATCGCCGACGAAGCGATCGCGATGGGCGGCTGCGACGCGGTCAAGAGCGTGATCGTCTATCGCCGCACCGGCGGCAAGATCGACTGGCATGCCGGGCGCGATCTGTGGATGCACGAGCTCGCCGACGCCGAGTCCGACCACTGCCCGCCAGAATGGGTCGGCGCCGAGCATCCGCTGTTCATCCTCTACACCTCCGGCTCGACCGGCAAGCCGAAGGGTGTGCAGCACAGCACCGGCGGCTACCTGCTGTGGGCCGCGCAGACGATGAAGTGGACCTTCGACTGGAAGCCCGACGACGTGTTCTGGTGTACGGCCGACATCGGCTGGGTCACCGGCCACACGTACATCACCTACGGGCCGCTCGCATGCGGCGGCACGCAGGT is a window from the Burkholderia vietnamiensis LMG 10929 genome containing:
- a CDS encoding DMT family transporter; amino-acid sequence: MNRYAFFLILSMLLVGSNVGIGKSIVVFVPVAILATLRFVIAIAVLWPLFSPVKMRAVRRAEWLNLFLQAFFGTFMFTLLMLNGVQRTSAVAAGVITSTIPAIVALFAWLILREKPNGRALVSIALAIAGVVTINLANGNTGNAGSASAGSLTGNLLMLGAVCCESIYVILSRRLTQTLAPIDICAYTHLFGLFLMLPLGAGALWHFDYASVPAGTWGLVVWYGLSASIFSFWLWMKGIRNVPGSLAGVFSAVLPVAAAAYGIAFLGERPTLAHGVALACVVTGIVLASLRGKRTPSAAA
- the acs gene encoding acetate--CoA ligase; this encodes MSAIESVLHETRQFAPPAALEKTATISGMPAYRALVAEAEQDYEGFWARLARENLSWHKPFTKVLDERNAPFCTWFDDGELNASYNCLDRHVEAGNGQRVAVIFEADDGTVTRVTYAELLARVSRFANALKKRGIGKGDRVVIYIPMSIEGIVAMQACARIGATHSVVFGGFSAKSLNERLVDVGAVALITADEQARGGKTLPLKSIADEAIAMGGCDAVKSVIVYRRTGGKIDWHAGRDLWMHELADAESDHCPPEWVGAEHPLFILYTSGSTGKPKGVQHSTGGYLLWAAQTMKWTFDWKPDDVFWCTADIGWVTGHTYITYGPLACGGTQVVFEGVPTYPDAGRFWKMIADHKVSVFYTAPTAIRSLIKAADADDKVHPKSYDLSSLRIIGTVGEPINPDAWMWYHKHVGGERCPIVDTWWQTETGGHMITPLPGATPTVPGSCTLPLPGIMAAVVDETGQDVPNGQGGILVVKRPWPSMIRTIWGDPERFRKSYYPDELGGGLYLAGDGTVRDKDTGYFTIMGRIDDVLNVSGHRLGTMEIESALVSHELVAEAAVVGRPDDTTGEAVVAFVVLKRSRPEGDEAAALAKALRDWVGKQIGPIAKPKDIRFGDNLPKTRSGKIMRRLLRSLAKGEAITQDTSTLENPAILEQLTEVR